The genomic region TTCGGAATGCAGATCGCCGATCAGGCGCCAGCTCTGGCGGGTGACCGGCGCGCTCAAGGCGATCTCGTACCGCCTCCGATCCTGCTGCTGCCATTCGATGCGGCCACTGCCGCCCTTGTCGCCCTTGCTGACCGCAGCACGGCCGGAGAACGACCATGCGTCGTACTGCGCCAGGAATTCCTGGCGTGCCTGCAGACGGGACGCGAGTGCTTCGGTCGACAGCGCCGGTACGCGGCGGGCGGGCACGGTCGTCGCGCAGCCTGTGAGGACGGCAGCGATCGCAAGCGTCGCCGCTAACGCACGCAGATTCATGCGCCCGCCTTCTCCGGCAACGGCGGCAGCACCACGCCGGTGTTCTCGATGGCGCGCTTCAGCGAACGATTGTCCGCATCGATCTTGCGCGACTCCTCGAAATACTTCCGCGATTCATCCTTCTGGCCAAGCACCCACAGTACTTCGGCCAGATGCGCAGCGATTTCGGCATCCTTCTGCTTGGTGAAGGCGCGACGCAGTTCGGTCAGCGCTTCGTCCTTGCGACCGAGGCGATACAGCACCCAGCCGTAACTGTCGATGATCGCGGCGCTGTCGGGCTGCGCGGCGATCGCGCGCGCGATCAGCTCCAGCGCTTCCTGATGGCGATCGGTGCGGTCGGCCAAGGTATAGCCGAGGGCGTTGAGCGCGTTCACGTCTTCGGCGTCGATGGCCAGGATCTTGCGGAAATCGGCCTCTGCGCGCGTGATGTCGTCGCGTCGCTCCCACATCAGGGCGCGGGCGTACAGCAGCTGCTTTTCGTCGGGGAATGCGCCGAGTGCGCGCGCATAGGTGTCGAGTTCGCCATCGAAATCGGTATCGTCCTTGCGCAGTTCGGCTTCCAGCAGGTACGCGTCGCGTCGCGTCTCCTCATCGGCATCGCCATCGGCCTGCAGCTCGCGCAATCGCGCATAGGCTTCATCCGCACGCTTGAGTTTGTGCAATACCGTGGACGAACGCAGTCGCGCCTGCCAACGCTGGGGGCCGCCGGGCACGCCCGCGTACCACTCCAGCGCTTCCTCATGACGCTCGATGAACTCGGCGATCTGACCCAGCAACAGGCGGCGGCCGGGATCCGGCGCGGCGGAGTCGCGCTTCAGTTCGTCATAGACCTTGGCCACGCCGACTTTGTCTTCGGCCTGGGCCAGGTACGCGGCACGGAAGATGTAGCTGCGGTCGCTCTGCGGGCCGCGCGCCAGCACGGCCGCCGCCTGGGCGTTGTCGCCCATCTCGCTGTATTCGTTGGCCACGGCGAAACCCAGCTCCGGCGACAGCAGCGACGGCTCGCCCAGCTCACTCAGGACCTTGCGCGCCTCGTCGGTCTTGCCGGCTTCACGCAATTGGCTGGCATGCAGCAGCGCAACCGCCGGCTCGTCGGGAAATTTGGCGACGACTCTCGTGACGATCTTTTCGGCCAGATCGTTGCGCTGCAGCTGCTGGGAGAATTCGCCGAACGCCAGCCAGGCCTCGAGCTGGTCGGGAATCGAATCGATCAGTTGACCCAGCAACCGCCCGGTCAGCTTCGGATCGCCGGAGCCGGCATCGAGCGCCACCAGGGCGTAGCGCCAGCCGTCCTTTTCGCCGCCACGCATCAATGCCTGCAGTTCGCGGCGTGCGGTGCGTTCATCCTTGCGGCGCAGGGCCAGCGTCGCCTCGGCGTTGCGCATCGACGGCGAGCGCTTGGCCCGGGTGCGCCACAGTTCCAGCGCCTCGGCGGCGTTGGCGTCGTTCTTGGCCAGCAGCGCGATCCGGGTGGCGCGCTCGGCCAGGACGGCATCGCCGTCGGCGGCCTTTGCGGCATCGAGATACCAGCGCGCGGCCTCGTCCAGTTTGCCGGCCTGCAGCGCGTACTCGGCAGCCATGGTCGGCGTCAGCGGATCGGGGACCGGCGCAGTGGTCGGTCCCGCCAGCGCAGCGCCTGCGGACAGCGCCAGAAGCCATGCCAGCAGCCACGTCATGAACGTGCCGGACAGTGGCGATGGCCGGCGAATAATGATCGAAATTGCGGGCATCGGCGTGATGGGCCGTAAACTATGGAATTGTCGTCAGCTTACCCCAACCATCTGAACGCACCTCCGCCGGTCGTCATGCCCCACCTCATCGCCCTCGGCATCAACCACCAGACCGCGCCGGTATCCCTGCGCGAGCGGGTCGCGTTCTCCGAAGAAGCGCTGCCGGCGACCCTGTCCGCGCTGCGTGCGCTGCCGGGCGTGGAGGAAGTGGCGCTGCTTTCCACCTGCAACCGCACCGAGGTCTACGCCCTCACCGGCGGCGACGGCGACGCCCTGGTCGAATGGCTGGCCGCGCATCCGCAGGAGGGCGGTTCGTCGGGTGGACGGTCACCGCTGGCACTGCACGATTATCTGTATCGGCATCGCGGCGACGATGCGGTGCGTCATCTCTTCCGGGTCGCCACCGGGCTGGACTCGCTGGTCCTGGGCGAACCGCAGATCCTCGGCCAGGTGAAACAGGCCTGGTCGGCCGCGCGCGGCGCCGGCACCCTCGGCAACCGCCTCGACCGTCTGTTCCAGCACGCCTTCGTGACCGCCAAGCGCGCGCGCACCGACACCCGCATCGGCGCGAACCCGGTCTCGGTGGCATCGGCGGCGGTGCGGATGGCCGAAGAAGCCTTCGCCCGGCCGGCCGATTGCACCATCCTGTTGATCGGCGCCGGCGAAACCATCGAACTCACCGCGCTGCATCTGGTGCAAGCGAAGGCCAAGCGCCTGCTGTTCGCCAACCGCACCCTCGCCCACGCCCAGGAACTCGCGACCCGCCACGGCGGCGTCGCCCTGCCGCTGACCGAACTCGACCGCCATCTGGCCGAAGCCGACATCGTGTTCTCGGCCACCGCCAGCCGCGAACCGATCCTGCATCGCGACACGGTCCAGGCCGCGCTGCGCAAGCGCCGGCATCGGCCGATGCTGCTGCTCGACCTGGCGGTGCCGCGCGACATCGCGCCGGATGTGGCCGAACTCGCCGACGTCTTTCTGTACACCGTCGACGATCTGGAGCGCGTGATCGAAGACAACCGCAACAGCCGCCGCGAGGCCGCCGCCGCCGCCGAAGCCATCATCGAGATGCAGGTGTCGCGCTACGTCGAAACCGTGAACGCCAGCGCCCATCACGGCTCGCTGAAACAACTCCGTGCGCATGGCGAAGCCGCCCGCGACGAATCGCTGGCGAAAGCGCATCTGTTGCTCGCCGCCGGCCACGACCCGGCCGACGTCCTGCAACAGCTTGCGCACGCACTGACCAATCGCCTGCTGCACGCGCCCACCGCCGCGCTGCGCGAAGCGGCGCTCAACGGCGATGTCGATGTCGTGCGCGCCGCGGAGCGGCTGTTCCCGCGCCACGCGCCCGCACACAACCGCCTGGCCGACGCGGTCGATCATCAGCTCCATCCCGAACACACGCCCGACGGCCGCAATGACGCCGACCCTGCGCCGTAAGCTGGAGGCGCTGGCCGAGCGCCGCGAGGAAATCGAACGCCTGCTCGCCGATCCTGCGACGGTGAACGATGCCGCGCGCTATCGCGGGCTGATGCGCGAGTTCTCGCAGCTCGAACCGATCGCCGAAGGCCTCGCGGCGGAGCGCCAGGCGCGCACGGACCTCTCCGCCGCCGAAGCGATGCGCAGCGACCCGGAACTGGCGGAACTGGCCGAAGAGGAAATCGCCGCCGTGCACGCGCGACTGCTCGAGCTGGACACCGCGCTGATGGCGCAACTGGTGCCGAAGGACCCGCGCGACGATGGCGGCCTGTATCTGGAAGTGCGCGCCGGCACCGGCGGCGACGAAGCCGCGATCTTCGCAGGCGATCTGTTCCGCATGTACTCGCGTTACGCCGAGCGCCAGGGCTGGAAAGTCGAAGTGGAATCCGCAAGCCCGGGCGAACACGGCGGCTTCAAGGAAATCATCGCCCGCGTCGACGGTCGCGGCGCGTATTCGAAACTGAAATTCGAATCCGGCACCCATCGCGTTCAGCGCGTGCCGGAAACCGAATCGCAGGGCCGCATCCACACCTCCGCCGCGACGGTCGCGATCATCGGCGAAGACAGCGGCGAGATCGACATCGAGATCAATCCCGCCGATCTGCGCGTCGATACCTTCCGCTCCAGCGGCGCCGGCGGCCAGCACGTCAACAAGACCGAATCCGCGATCCGCATCACCCACGTACCCAGCGGCGTGGTCGTGGAATCGCAGACCGAGCGCAGCCAGCACGCCAACCGCGACAAAGCGATGAAGCGGCTGAAGGCGATGCTGCTCGAAGCCGAAACCGCCAAACGCGAAGCCGCGCAGGCGCAGGAACGCAAACTGCAGGTCGGCAGCGGCGACCGCAGCCAGCGCATCCGCACCTACAACTTCCCGCAGGGCCGGATCACCGATCACCGCGTCGAAGGCCTGACCCTCTACGATCTGCCGAACATCATCCAGGGCAACATCGACGATCTCATCGAACGCCTGGCCCGCGAGCACCAGGCCGATGAACTCGCGCGGTTGACCCAAGGCGGTTGAGAGCAACGTTGTTGGCAAGCCACTTGTGGGAGGGGCTTCAGCCCCGACAGGGTTGCATCGGACTTCTCCGACAGCACAACCGCATGAATCCCGATAGACCGCATGCAAAGCATCGTCAACACTGTTTCGATGAAAAGCGGCTACCAACGACTTCGCGCAGGGCGTTGGTCCGCCAATGGCCATATCTATTTCGTCACCTTCAATACATACGACCGCAGAAAGTTATTCTCTGATCCGGCGATCGCCACGGACGCTGCTCGACTGATCCATGAGACCGGGCAACGACTGGATGGCGCAGTGATCGCATGGGTACTGATGCCGGATCATTTTCATGGATTGATCGAGGTCGGCACTGGGATATCTTTGTCCGCGTACGTCGGCAGACTGAAAGGCGCTGTCTCGCGTCGGCTGAGGCTTCTGCATCCGCATCTACCCGTGGTCTGGCAGGATGGCTTCCATGATCGCGCAATTCGCGGCGCCGAATCGATCGACAGCGTCGCGTGCTATCTGCTGATGAATCCTATCCGCGCGGGCCTGGTTGCGGATTTTTCACATTACCCATATTGGCATTGCGCATGGCCCGTGCCGAACATTTCGATGGCAGCGATCGATCCATTCGCCGATTCGAGCAGTCGGGGCTGAAGCCCCTCCCACACAGGACATGCATCATGCTCCTCTGCGAAAGGGGATTCGTTTGTGGGAGGGGCTTCAGCCCCGACGCTGTGGTATCGGATGATCCTCATGACTACAACGATGCGAAAGCCTGTCCCGAATCATTGATCGGTATAGCCAAGCCATACCGCAAATTGTACTGTCGGGGCTGAAGCCCCTCCCACAGAAGGCAAGCAGCGACCGCTTGCACTAATCTTTCTCGACTGCTCACGGCCCCCCATGCCCGTCACCACCCGCCGCGCCACCCTCGACGACCTTGGCGAACTCGTGCCGCTGTTTTCCGATTACCGCAGCTTCTACGCGCAGCGGCAGGATCCGGAAACCGCGCGCCGGTTCCTCTACGAACGCCTGAGCCGCAACGAATCCACGATCCTGCTCGCGCATTTCGACGGCCTTCACGAGGCGGCACCGGTCGGCTTCACCCAGCTGTATCCGATGTTCTCCTCGGTGAGCGCAGCGCGGGTGTTCGTGCTCAACGATCTGTTCGTGGCCGAACACGCACGTCGTCGTGGCGTCGCGCTGGCGCTGCTGTCGGCGGCGGCGGACTACGGTCAGGCCGAAGGCGCGATCCGGCTCGACCTGGAAACCATGCCCGACAACCACGCCGCGCAGGCGCTGTACCGCTCGCAGGGCTGGCGCCGGAACGACGAGACGCTGCGTTTCCAGCTGCCGTTGGCGGCGCGCTGACCGGCTCGCCGGGCGCGGGCGAAAGCGTTACCCTGCGGCCCATGACCGCAGCCCACGATTTCATTCCCCTCTCGCTGTGCGTGCTGACCGTGTCCGACACGCGCAGCCTCGCCGACGACAGCTCCGGCGACCATCTCGCCACCGCATTGGCCGACGCCGGCCACCGTCTGCACGATCGCGCCCTGCTGCCCGACGACCGCTACAAGCTTCGGGCGCTGGTATCGCAGTGGATCGCCGACCCGGCGGTCGACGGCATCCTCGTCACCGGCGGAACCGGCTTCACCGGCCGCGATTCCACCCCGGAAGCGCTGCTGCCGCTGCTCGACAAGCAGATGCCGGGCTTCGGCGAACTGTTCCGCGCGCTGAGCTTCGAGGAGATCGGCACCTCGACGCTGCAGTCGCGCGCGTTCGCCGGCCTCGCCAACGGCACCTTCCTGTTCGCCCTCCCCGGCTCCACCTCGGCCTGCCGCACCGCCTGGGAGAAGATCGTGCGCGCCCAGCTCGACGCGCGTACCAAGCCCTGCAATCTCGCCACGCTGCGCCCGCGGCTCAAGGAGTGATGAACATGTCCATCGGCACCACTTTGCGATTGCTCACCAAGGCCACCGGCCTGACCGTGACCGACCTCGCCACCGCCATCCCGCGCGCGGGCGTCAACACCGTCAGCGCATGGCTGAAGGACGAGAAGCTGCCCGGCCGCGACCAGATCGACGCGCTCGCCCGCACCTTCGGCGTGCCGGCAGGCGCGCTGCTGTCGGAACTCGCCAGCACCTTCGATCCCGCGCGCACCAAGGGCGAACACGAACTGCTGGCCTCGTATCGCGCGCTCAACAGCAAGCAGCAAGGCGCGCTGCTGGAAGTCGCCCGCAGCATGGCCGCTGGCGTGCCCGATGATGAAGAAGCACCCGCTCGTCCTTCGCGCAAACGCGCATCCGCGAAACGCAGCCGCAAGGTGAGCGCATGAGCAAGCTCAAGCGCAAGGAATACGAGGAACTGCTGGAGCCGATGCAGCGTGAGCTCGCACAGATGGCGCGCTGGGCAGCGCACAGCGGGCAACGCATCCTCGTCATCATCGAAGGCCGCGACACCGCCGGCAAAGGCGGCGTGATCGATGCGATCAGCGCGCACATCAACCCGCGCCAGAGTCGCATCGTCGCCCTGCCCAAGCCGAACGACCGCGAACGCACCCAGTGGTATTTCCAGCGCTACATGCCGCATCTGCCCGCCGCTGGCGAACTCGTGCTGTTCGACCGCAGCTGGTACAACCGCGCCGGCGTCGAGAAGGTCATGGGCTTCGCCGACGACAAACAGGTGAAGGCCTTCCTCAAGCAGGCGCCGATCTTCGAACAGATGCTGGTCGACGACGGCATCCTGCTGTTCAAGTACTGGTTGTGCTGCGACCAGGAAGAACAGGAAAAGCGTTTCGCCGAACGCCGCGAAGACCCGCTCAAGGGCTGGAAGCTGTCGCCGATCGATCTGGAAGCCCGCACGAAATACGGCGAGTACACCAAAGCGCGCGAGGCGATGCTCAAGGCCACGCATACCAAACATGCGCCGTGGACGCTGGTGGATTTCAACGACCAGAAAATCGGCAGACTGACCTTGATCCGCGACCTACTGGATCGTTTGCCGGATACCGAAACCAAGACCGAACCGCTTGAGTTTCTGCCGCTGGAAGGGAAGCTGCAGAAGGAAAAGTATTCGGTGGTGGAGCCGTTGGATGCCTTCGAGACGTAGCCCCCAAGGTCTTTGTAGGGCGGGCCTTGCACCCGCCGATCGGCGAACAACGACTTCCTCACCGAGAGTGTCGTAAATGTCGATAGTGTGGCTGATGCGAAGCCGATTGTCTTATTCGATAGGCGGATACAAGATCCACCTTACGGGTTGATCTTTGAGGCTCTGTTATTTTCATCTATGGCTTGAATGAAAGTTCGTGCTGGGGATGCTCCCAAGACTCCTCGTTCTTGAACAAGACCAAGTGTTCTCTGCTCCACAGCAATTCTTGCTTCGGAATTGGCTGATTGATGGCGGAGAGCACCCTTACACCGAAAATATTGGAAGCGCTCGTGCCCTTGGCTTTCTCAAAGACTGATCCCTCCCTTTCTTGGTAAGCATCGCCCTCGCTCACACTTCTGGTTCTTTTTTGCGAGCTGGTTTTCCTTCTTTCCAGATAGGGGTCGATCTCGAAAGTGAAATCCGTCTTTTGGATCAACGCATGCCGCAAGGGCTCGGATCGCTTGTCGTCAAGCCGGTAACTTTCTTCACCTCCCCCTTGCATCAAGAAGGTCGTATGTGTGCTGATCACCGTAACTGCGCGCGCGCGCAAAGCAGCGAAAAATTGCGCCCAGAACAATGTGTATGCCTCGATCTCAGGGAATTGTAGATATATATTGTGCAGTCCATCGATCACCACACAACTGTAGGGCACTCCTTGAAGCTCTGCAGCATCGAGCTCCCATTCGACCCTGTTGAACAATTGATCGGCACGATAATTCCCGGGATACAAGTGAACGACTTTGATTTCCGGGCGTAGTTGGTGTTTCTTTATTCCATATTCTCGCCACCTGACTTCAAGCAACTTACTCAGTACGTTCCGATAATATCCACTCGGATAAAGAAACGAAATCACAAGGATTCTTTCTGGCCGATCAATACGGCGCCCAACATGGGTAAACAAGTCGCCACTTCGCAAACGCGACGGTTTGCCTGTTAGTTCAAACGAAGGCGATATTGCGATTTTGAGGGCAAGCGCAGCTTTTCCACCCGAACCCTCTCCGTTTAGGAAAATATTCGCGCCACTGAACAGGATCGGGGCATCCTCCTGCTGCTCGAACCCGCGATTCTGTTCGAAAGTGCTATACCTAGAGACGTAGATCTGCTCGTAGGAATACCGCGAAAGAGCAATCCCCATGGACGTTTTGCCAGCCCTCATGTCTGGAAGCGGCGTTTTCCACAACGCCTTGTGATCGAGCTGATAATTGATTTGCGGGGAGAAGCGGACCCCTTTGACGCCGGAAATCTGCAAACCATGAGCGCCGGCCGCGCATAGTTGGTGCCTAGCCTTCGAAATCGTGATCATCCTGTCGGGCTTACGCCCATATACGTCAACATTTTCAAGGCTCAACCTAATGGCCACATCTACCAGATAATCGAGCGCGGGCTGACCTTCCCAGTCCTCACCCGTCGTAATGATGACCAACGCCTTGGATTTTCGATACAGCGCGATTGCGCTACGCATCGCTTGGGCGAGCGGATGTTTTTCGTTATAGTCACTCGCCGACATAATCAAGTCGTGCACGCCATCAAGGACGATGATGGCGCGGCAGGTTTTGGGAATTCCATCGAGATCGATACCAGCGCTTTCATGCTGAGAAGCGAGCGCTTTGGTGATCGTTTCGAACGTCTCACTGACAGCATCCATATATCGATGACGGCCCTTTTTCTGGTCCTCGTCATCATCCAAGCGCTGTAGGTATAACCAATCCTCGCTTGGCGAGAAAGACAATTGCCGGATCTCGCTGGTGAGCAGCATCTTGGCTTTTTCCCTGAGATCGCGCTCGCCTTCTTCCGCTGTGATGAAGAGGGTCTTGACCCCGAAAGGCGCCAGCAAAGCGCCGAGCGAAAGCGCGACCGTGGTCTTACCCGTACCCGGGCCACCATGCAGAGCGACCACCAGACCACCCTCAGCAGAAAACTTTAGACCACCGCGGAACAGTGTATCGGCGCCGCGTATTGGGATTGGGAGGCCCCATAAAGCATTGACGATTTCGCCGAGTTCGGGCAATCGCTCCAATGCGGGAGGTAACGAGAAGCGATAAGGATCACCATTTCCTAAAGTCAGACCGTCACCGGCCTGCGACGGTACGCATGCGTTTGAAAGGAAGGACTCGGCGTCCGTGCGATTGTCGAAAGCCTGCCATAGCAGCCCTTGTGCCGACAGGAAGTGATTCAGCACGTCTTCGGCAGCGGAACGCGCCGCGAACGAACGCAACTGGACCGCATCGGATACACCGCGCACACGCAACGCCGCCTGGATATTGAAATGCGCACGTTCAATATCGGAAACCTCGAAAGATTGCCAATCGCCTTCGTGCGATGACGAATTGTTCGGAACGACACCGAAGGTCTCGAAAAGAAAATTCCTCAATGTTAGTAAGGCGTACGCCCGCGACCCCGGCATCTCCGGTATGGTCAGAAAATTGAAGGCCACACTCAAAGGCGAACGAATGCAGAACTCCGGCGCAGGCTTCTTCTCAACCGATGCGTCCCACATGCGGCCAAGGGCAGCTATATCGTCGAAAAGCGCCAATGAATGCTTGACGAGCTGAGAAATGCGTGTCGGCTTGTCTTGAACCCATTCAATAGGCTCCAGCGGCAATGCGCCTCGGTCATTCATCGCTTGGCGGATATCTTCAGGCAGCGCTTGTAGATCGTAAAGCGCATCCGTACGCAGAGAGTGCGCGTCGTCCAATGTCTTGAACAAGTGGCTATTGATACCATCGGGATAGACGGCGCACAACCAACTAAAATGACGATTGATTAGCGCATCCAATAGCAAAGCATCCGACACACCACCCGACACCGTACGTATGACTTCAGCCTGTGCTCGCATCACAGACTGCACGAGTGGACTGAAGACTTCGCCGTAGGGAGTGGGTGAACCATCCATGGTCATCAACCTTAATCTGAAATTATGCGGTCAGCTTCGTTCTACGAGTATCGGAGACAGATATAGGCCGAATCACTGGATCGTAGTTTCTTGAAGACTGAGCAATTTGCAGGCCGTAAC from Lysobacter sp. harbors:
- a CDS encoding transposase, whose amino-acid sequence is MQSIVNTVSMKSGYQRLRAGRWSANGHIYFVTFNTYDRRKLFSDPAIATDAARLIHETGQRLDGAVIAWVLMPDHFHGLIEVGTGISLSAYVGRLKGAVSRRLRLLHPHLPVVWQDGFHDRAIRGAESIDSVACYLLMNPIRAGLVADFSHYPYWHCAWPVPNISMAAIDPFADSSSRG
- a CDS encoding AAA family ATPase; this translates as MTMDGSPTPYGEVFSPLVQSVMRAQAEVIRTVSGGVSDALLLDALINRHFSWLCAVYPDGINSHLFKTLDDAHSLRTDALYDLQALPEDIRQAMNDRGALPLEPIEWVQDKPTRISQLVKHSLALFDDIAALGRMWDASVEKKPAPEFCIRSPLSVAFNFLTIPEMPGSRAYALLTLRNFLFETFGVVPNNSSSHEGDWQSFEVSDIERAHFNIQAALRVRGVSDAVQLRSFAARSAAEDVLNHFLSAQGLLWQAFDNRTDAESFLSNACVPSQAGDGLTLGNGDPYRFSLPPALERLPELGEIVNALWGLPIPIRGADTLFRGGLKFSAEGGLVVALHGGPGTGKTTVALSLGALLAPFGVKTLFITAEEGERDLREKAKMLLTSEIRQLSFSPSEDWLYLQRLDDDEDQKKGRHRYMDAVSETFETITKALASQHESAGIDLDGIPKTCRAIIVLDGVHDLIMSASDYNEKHPLAQAMRSAIALYRKSKALVIITTGEDWEGQPALDYLVDVAIRLSLENVDVYGRKPDRMITISKARHQLCAAGAHGLQISGVKGVRFSPQINYQLDHKALWKTPLPDMRAGKTSMGIALSRYSYEQIYVSRYSTFEQNRGFEQQEDAPILFSGANIFLNGEGSGGKAALALKIAISPSFELTGKPSRLRSGDLFTHVGRRIDRPERILVISFLYPSGYYRNVLSKLLEVRWREYGIKKHQLRPEIKVVHLYPGNYRADQLFNRVEWELDAAELQGVPYSCVVIDGLHNIYLQFPEIEAYTLFWAQFFAALRARAVTVISTHTTFLMQGGGEESYRLDDKRSEPLRHALIQKTDFTFEIDPYLERRKTSSQKRTRSVSEGDAYQEREGSVFEKAKGTSASNIFGVRVLSAINQPIPKQELLWSREHLVLFKNEESWEHPQHELSFKP
- a CDS encoding GNAT family N-acetyltransferase, translating into MPVTTRRATLDDLGELVPLFSDYRSFYAQRQDPETARRFLYERLSRNESTILLAHFDGLHEAAPVGFTQLYPMFSSVSAARVFVLNDLFVAEHARRRGVALALLSAAADYGQAEGAIRLDLETMPDNHAAQALYRSQGWRRNDETLRFQLPLAAR
- the moaB gene encoding molybdenum cofactor biosynthesis protein B encodes the protein MTAAHDFIPLSLCVLTVSDTRSLADDSSGDHLATALADAGHRLHDRALLPDDRYKLRALVSQWIADPAVDGILVTGGTGFTGRDSTPEALLPLLDKQMPGFGELFRALSFEEIGTSTLQSRAFAGLANGTFLFALPGSTSACRTAWEKIVRAQLDARTKPCNLATLRPRLKE
- the prfA gene encoding peptide chain release factor 1, with amino-acid sequence MTPTLRRKLEALAERREEIERLLADPATVNDAARYRGLMREFSQLEPIAEGLAAERQARTDLSAAEAMRSDPELAELAEEEIAAVHARLLELDTALMAQLVPKDPRDDGGLYLEVRAGTGGDEAAIFAGDLFRMYSRYAERQGWKVEVESASPGEHGGFKEIIARVDGRGAYSKLKFESGTHRVQRVPETESQGRIHTSAATVAIIGEDSGEIDIEINPADLRVDTFRSSGAGGQHVNKTESAIRITHVPSGVVVESQTERSQHANRDKAMKRLKAMLLEAETAKREAAQAQERKLQVGSGDRSQRIRTYNFPQGRITDHRVEGLTLYDLPNIIQGNIDDLIERLAREHQADELARLTQGG
- a CDS encoding tetratricopeptide repeat protein, with protein sequence MPAISIIIRRPSPLSGTFMTWLLAWLLALSAGAALAGPTTAPVPDPLTPTMAAEYALQAGKLDEAARWYLDAAKAADGDAVLAERATRIALLAKNDANAAEALELWRTRAKRSPSMRNAEATLALRRKDERTARRELQALMRGGEKDGWRYALVALDAGSGDPKLTGRLLGQLIDSIPDQLEAWLAFGEFSQQLQRNDLAEKIVTRVVAKFPDEPAVALLHASQLREAGKTDEARKVLSELGEPSLLSPELGFAVANEYSEMGDNAQAAAVLARGPQSDRSYIFRAAYLAQAEDKVGVAKVYDELKRDSAAPDPGRRLLLGQIAEFIERHEEALEWYAGVPGGPQRWQARLRSSTVLHKLKRADEAYARLRELQADGDADEETRRDAYLLEAELRKDDTDFDGELDTYARALGAFPDEKQLLYARALMWERRDDITRAEADFRKILAIDAEDVNALNALGYTLADRTDRHQEALELIARAIAAQPDSAAIIDSYGWVLYRLGRKDEALTELRRAFTKQKDAEIAAHLAEVLWVLGQKDESRKYFEESRKIDADNRSLKRAIENTGVVLPPLPEKAGA
- a CDS encoding glutamyl-tRNA reductase, which gives rise to MPHLIALGINHQTAPVSLRERVAFSEEALPATLSALRALPGVEEVALLSTCNRTEVYALTGGDGDALVEWLAAHPQEGGSSGGRSPLALHDYLYRHRGDDAVRHLFRVATGLDSLVLGEPQILGQVKQAWSAARGAGTLGNRLDRLFQHAFVTAKRARTDTRIGANPVSVASAAVRMAEEAFARPADCTILLIGAGETIELTALHLVQAKAKRLLFANRTLAHAQELATRHGGVALPLTELDRHLAEADIVFSATASREPILHRDTVQAALRKRRHRPMLLLDLAVPRDIAPDVAELADVFLYTVDDLERVIEDNRNSRREAAAAAEAIIEMQVSRYVETVNASAHHGSLKQLRAHGEAARDESLAKAHLLLAAGHDPADVLQQLAHALTNRLLHAPTAALREAALNGDVDVVRAAERLFPRHAPAHNRLADAVDHQLHPEHTPDGRNDADPAP
- the ppk2 gene encoding polyphosphate kinase 2, with the translated sequence MSKLKRKEYEELLEPMQRELAQMARWAAHSGQRILVIIEGRDTAGKGGVIDAISAHINPRQSRIVALPKPNDRERTQWYFQRYMPHLPAAGELVLFDRSWYNRAGVEKVMGFADDKQVKAFLKQAPIFEQMLVDDGILLFKYWLCCDQEEQEKRFAERREDPLKGWKLSPIDLEARTKYGEYTKAREAMLKATHTKHAPWTLVDFNDQKIGRLTLIRDLLDRLPDTETKTEPLEFLPLEGKLQKEKYSVVEPLDAFET